In Thermodesulfobacteriota bacterium, a genomic segment contains:
- a CDS encoding transcription termination/antitermination NusG family protein, protein MEPKWYLVKTKALNENRVFTRLTGAGYDVLFPKFRKKSRRYKDVLDVRPLFPTYLFVRFRGDELKTIKYTHGVARVICFGIDPHEVGEEIIVAIRERMDPEGFVKLEPRKIDLSPGQKVKIGEGPFAGLDAIFLEELPDRERVVLLLDAVSSYKLTIGKNDLET, encoded by the coding sequence TTGGAACCGAAGTGGTACCTGGTCAAGACGAAGGCCCTGAACGAAAACCGGGTGTTCACCCGGCTGACCGGCGCCGGTTACGATGTCCTTTTCCCGAAATTCCGCAAGAAGTCGCGCCGCTACAAGGATGTCCTCGATGTCCGCCCCCTCTTCCCGACCTACCTGTTCGTCCGCTTCCGGGGCGATGAGCTGAAGACCATCAAGTACACGCACGGCGTGGCCCGGGTCATCTGCTTCGGCATCGATCCCCATGAGGTGGGGGAGGAGATCATCGTCGCGATCCGGGAGCGGATGGATCCCGAGGGATTCGTCAAGCTCGAGCCCAGGAAGATCGACCTGTCGCCCGGCCAGAAGGTCAAGATCGGGGAAGGCCCCTTCGCGGGGCTGGATGCCATTTTCCTCGAGGAGCTGCCTGACCGCGAGCGCGTGGTGCTGCTGCTCGACGCCGTATCCAGCTACAAGCTGACGATCGGGAAGAACGACCTCGAGACGTAG
- the metE gene encoding 5-methyltetrahydropteroyltriglutamate--homocysteine S-methyltransferase has translation MPVLAACLGYPRIGIGRELKKALEGHWAGKTTAAELQSAAAALRRRHWTAMKEAGLDHIPCNDFSLYDHMLDMAVAVGAVPGRYRCVQDPQARYFAMARGLQDRGANIDLPALDMTKWFDTNYHYIVPEMEPGLSFRLDTSKILSEMEEARSLGIDPRPVVPGPVTFLMLSRYAPGSPGPRVPLDRLDALLPVYEELLGALAAKSVGWIQLDEPCLALDLDEAAADAYRRALPRLAACARRPRLMIATYFGSVAHNLPLLAGSGCDGIHVDLVRAPEQLDAVLEALPAGCSLSLGVVDGRNIWRTDLDAAHSLIRRAVHAVGEGRLLVAPSCSLLHVPIDLAAEHGLDPELRSWMAFAAQKIAEVRALADAAGADVPAGPLFAESRAAIAARRSSPRTRDPEVRARTSSVDESMLRRPGALRQRIAGQRTRFGLPLLPTTSIGSFPQTAEIREARSKRRKGLMSKEEYEEFLRGEIRRCVALQEKLGMDALVHGEFERNDMVEFFGEQLAGYAFTENGWVQSFGSRCVKPPVLFGDVKRRHPMTVEWSRFAQSLTRRPMKGILTGPVTMLQWSFVRDDQPRGETCRQIALALRDEVADLEAAGIGMIQVDEPAIREGLPLRRADMPRYLRWAVNAFRLATGGVRDETQVHTHFCYSEFGDILDSIVEMDADVMSIESSRSGMELLSNFRLGRIPGDVGPGVYDIHSPRVPSCEEIETLLTKAAEVIPPERLWVNPDCGLKTRGWPEVEASLANMVEAARRVRARIGSG, from the coding sequence ATGCCGGTCCTCGCTGCGTGTCTCGGCTATCCGCGCATCGGAATCGGGCGGGAACTCAAGAAGGCGCTGGAAGGGCACTGGGCGGGGAAGACCACCGCTGCAGAGCTGCAGTCCGCGGCCGCCGCGCTGCGCCGCCGGCACTGGACGGCGATGAAGGAGGCGGGACTCGACCATATCCCCTGCAACGACTTTTCGCTGTACGACCACATGCTCGACATGGCGGTCGCCGTCGGGGCCGTTCCCGGGCGCTACCGGTGCGTCCAGGACCCGCAGGCCCGCTATTTCGCGATGGCGCGGGGGCTCCAGGACCGCGGGGCGAACATCGACCTTCCCGCCCTCGACATGACGAAGTGGTTCGACACGAACTACCACTACATCGTCCCCGAGATGGAGCCGGGCCTGTCGTTTCGCCTGGACACTTCGAAGATCCTCTCCGAGATGGAGGAGGCGCGCTCCCTCGGGATCGATCCGCGGCCGGTGGTCCCCGGACCGGTGACCTTCCTGATGCTGTCAAGGTACGCGCCGGGCTCGCCGGGGCCGCGGGTCCCGCTCGACCGGCTCGACGCGCTTTTGCCCGTATACGAGGAGCTGCTCGGCGCGCTGGCCGCGAAAAGTGTGGGATGGATCCAGCTCGACGAGCCGTGCCTGGCGCTCGATCTCGACGAGGCCGCCGCGGATGCGTACCGCCGCGCGCTGCCCCGCCTGGCCGCCTGCGCACGCCGCCCGCGGCTGATGATCGCGACCTACTTCGGGTCCGTGGCGCACAACCTCCCGCTGCTGGCGGGATCGGGGTGCGACGGCATCCACGTGGACCTCGTCCGGGCGCCCGAGCAGCTCGACGCCGTCCTGGAGGCGCTCCCCGCCGGATGCTCGCTGTCGCTGGGCGTGGTGGACGGCCGCAACATCTGGCGCACCGACCTCGACGCCGCGCATTCCCTTATACGCCGCGCCGTGCATGCCGTCGGGGAGGGCCGCCTGCTCGTGGCCCCTTCGTGCTCGCTGCTCCACGTTCCGATCGACCTGGCTGCCGAACACGGGCTCGATCCGGAGCTGCGGAGCTGGATGGCCTTCGCCGCCCAGAAGATTGCGGAGGTGCGGGCGCTGGCGGATGCCGCGGGCGCCGACGTCCCCGCCGGCCCGCTGTTCGCCGAATCGCGCGCCGCGATCGCCGCGCGCCGCTCCTCCCCCCGGACCCGCGACCCGGAAGTGCGGGCGAGGACCTCCTCCGTGGACGAGTCGATGCTGCGCCGCCCCGGGGCGCTCCGGCAGCGGATCGCCGGCCAGCGGACGCGCTTCGGCCTCCCTCTCCTCCCGACGACCTCGATCGGCTCCTTCCCGCAGACCGCCGAGATCCGCGAGGCCCGCTCGAAACGACGGAAGGGGCTGATGTCGAAGGAGGAGTACGAGGAATTCCTCCGCGGCGAGATCCGCAGGTGCGTCGCCCTGCAGGAAAAGCTGGGGATGGACGCCCTGGTCCACGGGGAGTTCGAGCGCAACGACATGGTCGAATTCTTCGGGGAGCAGCTCGCAGGGTATGCGTTCACGGAGAACGGGTGGGTGCAGAGCTTCGGCTCCCGGTGCGTGAAGCCGCCCGTGCTTTTCGGCGACGTGAAGCGGCGGCACCCCATGACGGTGGAATGGTCCCGCTTCGCCCAGTCGCTGACGCGCCGCCCCATGAAGGGGATCCTCACCGGCCCGGTCACGATGCTGCAGTGGTCGTTCGTCCGGGACGACCAGCCCCGCGGCGAGACGTGCCGGCAGATCGCGCTCGCCCTGCGCGACGAGGTGGCCGACCTGGAGGCCGCGGGCATCGGCATGATCCAGGTCGACGAGCCCGCCATCCGGGAGGGGCTGCCGCTGCGCCGCGCGGACATGCCGCGGTACCTGCGCTGGGCGGTCAACGCGTTCCGCCTGGCGACGGGAGGCGTCCGCGACGAGACGCAGGTCCACACGCATTTCTGCTACTCCGAGTTCGGGGATATCCTCGATTCCATAGTGGAAATGGACGCGGACGTCATGTCCATAGAGTCCTCCCGCTCAGGGATGGAGCTGCTCTCGAACTTCCGCCTGGGGCGGATCCCGGGCGACGTCGGCCCCGGCGTCTACGACATCCATTCCCCGCGCGTGCCGTCCTGCGAGGAGATCGAGACGCTGCTGACGAAGGCGGCCGAGGTGATCCCGCCCGAGCGGCTCTGGGTGAATCCCGACTGCGGGCTCAAGACGCGGGGCTGGCCGGAGGTCGAAGCGTCGCTCGCCAACATGGTCGAGGCCGCGCGGCGCGTCCGGGCGCGGATCGGGTCCGGCTGA
- a CDS encoding caspase family protein, with protein MKKKALLVGINNYPDPRDALKGCLNDVRRMEETLRGEYGFAGKEDIRVLTDSAATTGAILDGLSWLSAGAKPGDSLVFHYSGHGSQVPDRSGDETTDGMDEILCPYDVDWERPLTDDDLAAACGGIPRGALLTVILDCCHSGTGLRGPSFSCTPARPGAPSRPRYMPCPAGLPRPARRFARRSARRFGVSLTKGNAVLLAACREDQTAADALIRDAYYGAHTFYLCRALRDADWVTTYRFLAASMGVLISKDGFDQVPQLEGPSRLLASRFLEPVPKVRDGRESAMRIGRPLPCR; from the coding sequence ATGAAAAAGAAAGCGCTGCTGGTCGGCATCAACAATTACCCGGATCCGAGAGACGCGCTGAAAGGATGCCTCAACGACGTGCGGCGGATGGAGGAGACGCTCCGGGGGGAGTACGGCTTCGCGGGCAAGGAGGACATCCGGGTGCTCACCGACTCCGCGGCGACGACGGGCGCGATCCTGGACGGTCTTTCGTGGCTCTCGGCGGGGGCGAAGCCCGGCGATTCCCTCGTATTTCATTACTCGGGGCACGGCTCCCAGGTGCCGGACCGGAGCGGCGACGAGACCACCGACGGGATGGACGAGATCCTTTGCCCCTACGACGTCGATTGGGAGCGCCCGCTCACCGACGACGACCTCGCCGCGGCATGCGGCGGCATTCCGAGAGGCGCCCTCCTCACCGTGATCCTCGATTGCTGCCATTCCGGCACCGGCCTTCGCGGGCCCTCCTTTTCGTGCACACCCGCGCGTCCCGGCGCCCCCTCGCGCCCGCGCTACATGCCGTGTCCCGCCGGCCTTCCCCGCCCCGCCCGCCGCTTCGCCCGCCGATCCGCCCGTCGCTTCGGCGTGTCGCTCACCAAGGGAAACGCGGTCCTGCTCGCCGCCTGCCGGGAAGACCAGACGGCGGCCGACGCGCTCATCCGCGACGCATATTACGGCGCCCACACGTTCTATCTCTGCCGGGCGCTGCGCGACGCCGACTGGGTCACCACGTACCGGTTCCTTGCGGCGTCCATGGGCGTCCTGATCTCGAAAGACGGTTTCGACCAGGTGCCTCAGCTCGAGGGGCCTTCCCGCCTGCTGGCCTCCCGGTTCCTGGAGCCCGTCCCAAAGGTCCGTGACGGTAGAGAGTCCGCGATGCGCATCGGGCGGCCCCTGCCGTGCCGGTAA